From the Hymenobacter yonginensis genome, one window contains:
- the rfbB gene encoding dTDP-glucose 4,6-dehydratase has protein sequence MKIIITGGAGFIGSHVVRLFVTKYPEYQILNLDALTYAGNLENLRDIENAPNYRLVKGDITDQAFVDNLFAIEQPDAVIHLAAESHVDRSITDPLAFVKTNVLGTVHLLNAAKNLWKPLNYEGKVFYHVSTDEVYGSLDFGPEMFTEETSYDPRSPYSASKASSDHFVRAWHHTYHMPVKLSNCSNNYGPNHFPEKLIPLAIHRIQHGEAIPVYGKGENVRDWLFVKDHATAIDAVFHKGTVGETYNIGGVNEWANLELIHLLCDTLDEKTGKEKGTSRKLIKFVTDRAGHDLRYAIDSSKIMNELGWKPSVTFEQGLSQTVDWYLENQEWLNNVTSGQYQEYYQKQYNR, from the coding sequence ATGAAAATCATCATCACCGGCGGGGCCGGCTTCATTGGGTCGCACGTGGTGCGCCTGTTCGTGACCAAGTATCCGGAGTATCAGATTCTGAACCTGGATGCGCTGACCTACGCCGGCAACCTGGAAAACCTGCGCGACATTGAAAACGCGCCCAACTACCGTCTGGTGAAAGGTGACATCACCGATCAGGCCTTTGTGGACAACCTGTTTGCCATCGAGCAGCCCGACGCCGTGATTCACCTGGCTGCCGAAAGTCACGTGGACCGCAGCATCACCGACCCACTGGCCTTCGTGAAGACCAACGTGCTGGGCACGGTGCACCTTCTGAACGCCGCCAAAAACCTGTGGAAGCCCCTCAACTACGAGGGCAAGGTGTTCTACCACGTAAGCACCGATGAGGTGTATGGTTCCCTGGACTTCGGCCCCGAAATGTTCACGGAGGAAACCAGCTACGACCCCCGCTCGCCCTACTCGGCCTCCAAGGCGTCGTCGGACCACTTTGTGCGGGCCTGGCACCACACCTACCACATGCCGGTGAAGCTGAGTAACTGCTCCAACAACTACGGCCCCAACCACTTCCCCGAGAAGCTGATTCCGCTGGCTATCCACCGCATTCAGCACGGCGAGGCCATTCCGGTGTACGGCAAGGGCGAAAACGTGCGCGACTGGCTGTTCGTGAAAGACCACGCCACCGCCATCGACGCTGTGTTCCACAAGGGCACTGTGGGCGAAACCTACAACATCGGCGGCGTGAACGAGTGGGCCAATCTGGAGCTGATTCACTTACTCTGCGACACGCTGGACGAGAAAACCGGCAAAGAGAAAGGCACCTCCCGCAAGCTCATCAAGTTCGTGACGGACCGCGCCGGCCACGACCTGCGCTACGCCATCGACTCCAGCAAAATCATGAACGAGCTGGGCTGGAAGCCCTCCGTGACGTTCGAGCAGGGCCTGAGCCAGACAGTGGATTGGTACCTGGAAAACCAGGAGTGGCTGAACAACGTCACCAGCGGCCAGTATCAGGAGTACTACCAGAAGCAGTATAACCGCTAG
- the rfbA gene encoding glucose-1-phosphate thymidylyltransferase RfbA yields the protein MKGIILAGGSGTRLHPLTLAVSKQMMPVYDKPMVYYPLSILMMAGIREILIITTPHDQEQFKKLLGDGSKLGCRFEYVVQEVPNGLAQAFVLGADFIGTDKVALVLGDNIFHGEGMEELLKSNNDPDGGVVYAYHVHDPERYGVVEFDANNKALSIEEKPAKPKSNYAVPGLYFYDNDVVQIARDLKPSPRGEYEITDVNQEYLRRGKLKVGILGRGTAWLDTGTFESLMQAGEFVRVLEQRQGLKVGSIEEVAYRQGFIDADQLRKIAEPLRKSGYGDYLMRLPEQLMLKG from the coding sequence ATGAAAGGCATCATCCTCGCCGGCGGCTCCGGCACCCGGTTGCATCCCCTTACCCTGGCCGTATCCAAGCAGATGATGCCGGTGTACGACAAGCCGATGGTGTACTACCCGCTGTCCATCCTAATGATGGCCGGCATCCGGGAAATCCTCATCATCACCACGCCCCACGACCAGGAGCAGTTCAAGAAGCTGCTTGGCGACGGCTCCAAGCTGGGCTGCCGCTTCGAGTACGTGGTGCAGGAAGTACCCAACGGCTTAGCTCAGGCTTTTGTGCTGGGCGCTGACTTCATCGGCACCGATAAAGTGGCCCTGGTGCTCGGCGACAACATCTTCCACGGTGAAGGCATGGAGGAACTGCTCAAGAGCAACAACGACCCCGACGGCGGCGTGGTGTACGCTTACCACGTGCACGACCCCGAGCGCTACGGCGTGGTGGAGTTCGATGCCAACAACAAGGCCCTCAGCATTGAGGAGAAGCCCGCCAAGCCCAAAAGCAACTACGCCGTACCCGGCCTGTACTTCTACGACAACGACGTAGTGCAGATTGCCCGCGACCTGAAGCCCAGCCCCCGCGGCGAGTACGAAATCACCGACGTGAACCAGGAGTACCTGCGCCGCGGCAAGCTGAAAGTGGGCATCCTAGGCCGCGGCACCGCCTGGCTCGATACGGGTACCTTCGAAAGCCTGATGCAGGCCGGCGAGTTTGTGCGCGTACTAGAGCAGCGCCAGGGCCTGAAGGTGGGCTCGATTGAGGAAGTGGCCTACCGCCAGGGCTTCATCGACGCCGATCAGCTGCGCAAAATCGCCGAGCCCCTGCGCAAGAGCGGCTACGGCGACTACCTCATGCGCCTGCCCGAGCAGCTGATGCTGAAAGGCTAG
- a CDS encoding SDR family oxidoreductase, producing the protein MYNTPFHDQPLDNLSFLVTGGAGFIGSNLVEYLLKYGAKEVRVLDNFSNGFRKNVALFEGNPALRVIEGDIRDRQTCIDACKGIDVVLHQAALGSVPRSINDPITSNDVNVGGFVNMLVGAKEAGVKRFVYAASSSTYGDHKALPKVEDRIGKPLSPYAVTKYANELYADVFGKTYGMEIIGLRYFNIFGPRQDPNGAYAAVIPLFIDAVLEGRPPRMNGDGGQTRDFTFVENCVQANIKAALVQNPEAVNQVYNVAVADRTSLNDLFNILKAEAGSDITPEYGPDRAGDIRDSLADISKANNLLGYQPHIRIQEGLQKTLEWFKTNQEFIAERN; encoded by the coding sequence ATGTATAATACTCCTTTTCACGACCAGCCGCTCGATAACCTGAGCTTCCTCGTTACCGGCGGGGCCGGCTTCATCGGCTCGAACCTGGTGGAATACCTGCTCAAGTACGGCGCCAAAGAGGTGCGCGTGCTGGACAACTTCTCCAACGGCTTCCGCAAGAACGTGGCGCTGTTTGAAGGCAATCCGGCTTTGCGCGTCATCGAAGGCGACATCCGCGACCGGCAGACCTGCATTGATGCCTGCAAGGGTATTGATGTGGTGCTGCACCAGGCGGCCCTGGGCTCCGTGCCGCGCTCCATCAACGACCCCATCACGAGCAACGACGTGAACGTGGGCGGCTTCGTGAACATGCTGGTAGGAGCCAAGGAAGCGGGCGTGAAGCGCTTCGTGTACGCGGCCTCCAGCTCCACCTACGGCGACCATAAGGCCCTGCCCAAAGTGGAGGACCGCATCGGTAAGCCCCTCTCGCCCTACGCCGTGACCAAGTACGCCAACGAGCTGTACGCCGACGTGTTTGGCAAGACCTACGGCATGGAAATCATCGGGCTGCGCTACTTCAACATCTTCGGCCCGCGCCAAGACCCCAACGGGGCCTACGCCGCCGTGATTCCGCTGTTTATTGATGCCGTGCTGGAAGGCCGCCCGCCCCGCATGAATGGCGACGGAGGCCAGACCCGCGACTTCACCTTCGTGGAAAACTGCGTGCAGGCCAATATCAAGGCGGCGCTGGTGCAGAACCCCGAGGCCGTGAACCAAGTGTACAACGTGGCCGTGGCCGACCGCACTTCGCTCAACGACCTGTTCAACATCCTGAAGGCCGAAGCCGGCTCCGACATCACGCCCGAGTACGGCCCCGACCGCGCCGGCGACATCCGCGACTCCCTGGCCGACATCAGCAAGGCCAACAACCTGCTCGGCTACCAGCCCCATATCCGCATCCAGGAAGGCCTGCAAAAAACGCTGGAGTGGTTTAAAACCAACCAGGAGTTTATTGCCGAGCGGAATTAG
- a CDS encoding sensor histidine kinase, whose translation MRKPPWFYLFVFGLAVLLAVYTRLTMAVRWEDFYLFPDAPFWLFLEALLVVFLLDRLHLRATGRGRASERAGYYFGLLWRGALPFVGLLQLLQGALMLGHVGQGDYGSWYELVRWLASTLFLYLLVGGVYLPFLYQQHAGQVRLALEQAEKAATQARLRALQQHVDPHFLFNNLNILASLIEPDNGAALDYVSHLANLYRYLVRAGQRDVVPVAEELAFAHDYQFLLQRRFGSAYQFAEDVQLPAAGQTERLLPPGVLQELLTNAVKHNLASRQQPLLIRLTLTPEALRLEHPRRLRPVPPAGTGSGLPGLRARLALLTDLPLVVEETPETFAVTVPLLAALPTLPVAHAPAPAGR comes from the coding sequence ATGCGCAAACCGCCCTGGTTTTATCTGTTCGTCTTCGGCTTGGCCGTGCTGCTGGCCGTCTACACCCGCCTGACAATGGCCGTGCGGTGGGAGGATTTCTACCTGTTCCCTGACGCGCCGTTCTGGTTGTTTCTGGAGGCCTTGCTGGTGGTGTTCCTGCTCGACCGGCTGCACCTGCGGGCTACCGGCCGAGGGCGGGCCAGCGAGCGGGCGGGCTACTACTTCGGGCTGCTATGGCGCGGGGCATTGCCCTTCGTGGGGCTGCTGCAGCTGTTGCAAGGGGCGCTGATGCTGGGCCACGTCGGCCAGGGCGACTACGGCAGCTGGTACGAGCTGGTGCGCTGGCTGGCGTCCACGCTGTTTTTGTACTTGCTGGTAGGCGGCGTATACCTGCCATTTCTCTACCAGCAGCACGCCGGCCAGGTCCGGCTGGCCCTCGAGCAGGCCGAAAAAGCCGCCACCCAGGCCCGACTCCGGGCCCTACAGCAGCACGTGGATCCGCACTTTCTGTTCAACAACCTCAACATTCTTGCTTCACTCATCGAGCCCGATAATGGTGCCGCGCTCGACTACGTGAGCCACCTTGCCAATCTGTACCGCTATCTGGTGCGTGCCGGGCAGCGCGACGTGGTGCCGGTGGCCGAGGAGCTGGCCTTTGCCCACGACTACCAGTTTCTGCTGCAGCGGCGCTTCGGGTCGGCCTACCAGTTTGCCGAGGACGTGCAGCTGCCCGCTGCCGGCCAGACCGAGCGGCTCCTGCCGCCGGGTGTGCTCCAGGAACTGCTCACCAACGCCGTGAAGCACAACCTGGCCAGCCGGCAACAGCCCCTGCTTATTCGCCTCACGCTCACGCCCGAAGCCCTACGCCTGGAGCACCCCCGCCGGTTGCGCCCGGTGCCGCCGGCGGGCACCGGCAGCGGCCTGCCGGGCCTGCGTGCCCGCCTGGCCCTGCTCACGGACTTGCCCTTAGTGGTCGAAGAAACACCCGAAACATTTGCTGTTACCGTGCCGCTGCTGGCGGCCTTACCCACCCTACCTGTTGCTCATGCGCCTGCTCCTGCTGGAAGATGA
- the chrA gene encoding chromate efflux transporter has translation MAPPPRRRGARTRRVRGIIFLKDVAALAVTAFGGPQAHTAMMLRLLVDKRRYLTSAELLEIMALCQLLPGPTSTQTITAIGFRLGGPNLAYLTLLVWMLPAVSIMTAAGVAMSYLDKEQVTQLVRFVQPIAVGFVAYSAYKISEKVIHTKTSVALMVGAAMLAYRFQLPQVLPLLLLGGGLVTTFRYRKHAPILDKQPLRIEWANFILWGGVFIGAAVLGHYTRELPVLLFENFYRNGSLVFGGGQVLAPLLFAEFVEFKQYLSAPEFLSGYGLTQALPGPNFAFASYIGALAMRDYGIGGQVVGALVAAAGIFMPGTLLIFFLIRFWDQLKQYRVVKASLEGVNAVSAGLVCAAVFLLYHPLPDTPINLTLIGVTFFVLLWEKIPSYMIVLAGLLAGAVF, from the coding sequence CTGGCTCCGCCGCCCCGCCGCCGGGGTGCCCGGACGCGTCGGGTTCGGGGCATTATCTTCCTGAAAGACGTGGCCGCCCTGGCCGTCACGGCCTTTGGCGGCCCGCAGGCCCACACCGCCATGATGCTGCGCCTGCTCGTGGACAAGCGGCGCTACCTCACCTCGGCCGAGCTGCTGGAAATTATGGCGCTGTGCCAACTGCTGCCCGGCCCCACGTCCACCCAGACCATCACGGCCATCGGGTTTCGGCTGGGCGGGCCCAACCTGGCCTACCTCACGCTGCTGGTTTGGATGCTGCCCGCCGTGAGCATCATGACGGCCGCCGGCGTGGCCATGAGCTACCTCGACAAAGAGCAGGTGACGCAGCTAGTGCGCTTCGTGCAGCCCATTGCGGTAGGCTTTGTGGCGTACTCGGCCTATAAGATTTCCGAGAAAGTCATCCATACCAAAACATCGGTGGCGCTGATGGTGGGGGCGGCCATGCTGGCCTACCGCTTCCAGCTGCCGCAGGTGCTGCCGCTGCTGCTGCTGGGCGGCGGCCTGGTCACCACCTTCCGCTACCGCAAGCACGCCCCCATCCTGGATAAGCAGCCGCTGCGCATCGAGTGGGCCAACTTCATTTTGTGGGGCGGTGTGTTTATCGGGGCGGCCGTGCTGGGCCATTACACCCGCGAACTGCCGGTGCTGCTGTTCGAGAACTTCTACCGCAACGGCAGCCTCGTATTCGGGGGCGGGCAGGTGCTGGCGCCGCTGCTGTTCGCCGAGTTTGTGGAGTTCAAGCAGTATCTGTCGGCGCCGGAGTTTCTGTCGGGCTACGGCCTCACGCAGGCGCTTCCGGGCCCCAACTTCGCCTTTGCCTCCTATATCGGGGCCCTGGCCATGCGCGACTACGGCATTGGCGGGCAGGTGGTGGGGGCGCTGGTGGCGGCGGCCGGCATCTTCATGCCCGGCACGCTGCTCATCTTCTTTTTGATCCGCTTCTGGGACCAGCTCAAGCAATATCGCGTCGTGAAAGCGTCGCTGGAAGGCGTGAATGCCGTATCAGCCGGGCTGGTGTGCGCCGCCGTGTTCCTGCTCTACCACCCGCTGCCCGACACGCCCATCAACCTCACCCTCATCGGCGTCACGTTTTTCGTGCTGCTCTGGGAGAAGATTCCGTCCTATATGATTGTGCTGGCGGGGCTGCTGGCCGGGGCGGTGTTTTAA
- a CDS encoding isopenicillin N synthase family dioxygenase: MEEKLLEEIPSLDLADFRSGDPERKARFVQQLGEAYQSIGFVALKNHGLSDEQTTALYDDVKNFFSLPDETKQRYENPELAGQRGYISKGKEHAKGRNTGDLKEFYHVGQEVEDDTDPIGKEYPANIWPSEVPSFQKSTFTTYRTLEAAGKDVLRAIALYLELPETYFDDKVRNGNSILRPIHYFPIEDPDAVPADAVRAAEHGDINLITLLMGASADGLQVKRRDGKWIPITALPDQIVVNVGDMLQRLTNGVLKSTIHRVVNPAREKMNSSRFSVPFFMHPRSEMSLAALESCVTPENPKKEADITAGEFLNERLIELGLKKK; the protein is encoded by the coding sequence ATGGAAGAAAAACTGCTGGAAGAAATTCCCTCCCTCGACCTGGCCGACTTCCGTTCCGGCGACCCGGAGCGCAAGGCCCGCTTCGTACAGCAGCTCGGCGAAGCCTACCAGAGCATCGGCTTCGTGGCCCTCAAGAACCACGGCCTCTCCGACGAACAGACCACGGCGCTGTACGACGACGTTAAAAACTTCTTCTCGCTGCCCGACGAAACCAAGCAGCGCTACGAAAACCCGGAGCTGGCTGGCCAGCGCGGCTACATCAGCAAAGGCAAGGAGCACGCCAAAGGCCGCAACACCGGCGACCTGAAAGAGTTCTACCACGTGGGCCAGGAAGTGGAAGATGACACCGACCCCATCGGCAAGGAGTACCCCGCCAACATCTGGCCGTCGGAAGTACCCAGCTTCCAGAAGAGCACCTTCACCACCTACCGCACCCTGGAAGCAGCCGGCAAGGACGTACTGCGCGCCATTGCACTGTACTTGGAGCTGCCCGAAACCTACTTCGACGACAAAGTGCGCAACGGCAACTCCATCCTGCGCCCCATCCACTACTTCCCCATCGAAGATCCGGACGCCGTTCCGGCCGATGCCGTTCGGGCTGCTGAGCACGGCGACATCAACCTGATTACGCTGCTCATGGGCGCCTCGGCCGATGGCCTGCAGGTGAAGCGCCGCGACGGCAAGTGGATTCCGATTACGGCCCTGCCCGACCAGATTGTGGTGAACGTAGGCGACATGCTGCAGCGCCTCACCAACGGCGTACTCAAGAGCACCATTCACCGCGTGGTGAACCCTGCCCGCGAGAAAATGAACTCCTCGCGCTTCTCGGTGCCGTTTTTCATGCACCCACGCTCGGAAATGAGCCTGGCCGCGCTGGAAAGCTGCGTAACGCCCGAAAACCCTAAGAAGGAAGCTGACATCACGGCCGGCGAGTTCCTGAACGAGCGCCTGATTGAGCTGGGCCTGAAGAAGAAGTAA
- the galE gene encoding UDP-glucose 4-epimerase GalE: MERTKILVTGGAGYIGSHAVVELYEAGFQPIIIDNFSNSRESALRGVEEILGVKVPLHRIDCNDAEALRAVFAEEGSLRGVIHFAAYKAVGESMQKPLEYYQNNVGSLLTLLQVMREFGVEALVFSSSCTVYGVPDALPVTEQTPTKKASSPYGATKQMCEDILRDVAAAPDNTLRTILLRYFNPIGAHASAKIGELPLGVPQNLIPYVTQTAAGIREQLTVNGDTYDTPDGTNIRDYVHVVDLAKAHVVAVQRLLDKTGETVETFNVGTGRGNSVLEVVQAFERATGQKLNYKVGPARPGDVPAIYADVTRSVETLGFQTSASLEEALASSWKWQQALGK, encoded by the coding sequence ATGGAACGCACGAAAATACTGGTAACGGGAGGCGCGGGCTACATTGGCTCGCACGCGGTGGTGGAGCTGTACGAGGCCGGTTTTCAGCCGATTATCATCGACAACTTCAGCAACTCGCGGGAGTCGGCGCTGCGCGGCGTGGAAGAAATTCTGGGCGTGAAAGTGCCGCTGCACCGCATCGACTGCAACGACGCCGAGGCGTTGCGGGCAGTGTTTGCCGAGGAAGGCAGCCTGCGCGGCGTGATTCACTTCGCGGCCTACAAAGCCGTGGGTGAGTCGATGCAGAAGCCGCTAGAATACTACCAGAACAACGTGGGCTCCCTGCTGACGCTGCTGCAGGTGATGCGCGAGTTTGGCGTGGAGGCCCTAGTGTTCTCGTCCTCGTGCACCGTGTACGGCGTACCCGACGCGCTGCCCGTAACCGAGCAGACGCCGACCAAAAAGGCCAGCTCGCCCTACGGCGCTACCAAGCAGATGTGCGAAGACATCCTGCGCGATGTAGCCGCCGCGCCCGACAACACGCTGCGCACCATTCTGCTGCGTTACTTCAACCCGATTGGGGCTCACGCCTCGGCCAAAATCGGGGAGCTGCCGCTGGGCGTGCCCCAGAACCTGATTCCGTACGTGACCCAGACGGCCGCCGGCATCCGCGAGCAACTGACCGTTAACGGCGACACCTACGACACGCCCGACGGCACCAATATCCGCGACTACGTACACGTGGTGGATCTGGCCAAGGCCCACGTGGTAGCCGTGCAGCGCCTGCTGGACAAAACCGGCGAAACGGTGGAAACATTCAATGTGGGTACCGGCCGCGGCAACTCGGTGCTGGAAGTGGTACAGGCCTTTGAGCGCGCCACCGGGCAGAAGCTCAACTACAAAGTCGGCCCGGCCCGCCCCGGCGACGTGCCGGCCATCTACGCCGACGTCACCCGCTCGGTGGAAACCCTAGGCTTCCAGACATCTGCCTCTCTGGAGGAAGCCCTGGCCAGCTCCTGGAAGTGGCAGCAGGCCTTGGGTAAGTAA
- a CDS encoding nucleotide sugar dehydrogenase, protein MYEQLLRKEAKLAVIGLGYVGLPIALEFARKIQVIGFDINAKRVDMMRNHVDPSGELEAKDFEGCDITFTDSLDVLREATFYIVAVPTPIDEHAQPDLKPLLGASSSVGKVLKKGDYVVFESTVYPGCTEDDCIPVMEKHSGLSFANGDFKVGYSPERINPGDKEHTLSSIIKVVAGCDAESLDVIAKTYELVVKAGVHRASSIKVAEAAKIIENTQRDVNIALMNELSMIFDRMNINTYEVLEAAGTKWNFLKFSPGLVGGHCIGVDPYYLTYKAKELGYDAKVILSGRTTNDNMGAYIARKTVQMMIKKGKDVAKSRVLVMGATFKENVEDIRNSKVADVIQELKNFSVNVDIVDPHADSDELHHEYGFRLTPAAEVRTDYDAVIVAVSHQPYTQHDEAYFQSITSDNAVLVDLKGLFRGKVQDMQYWSL, encoded by the coding sequence GTGTACGAGCAACTACTTCGCAAAGAGGCCAAGCTGGCCGTTATCGGCCTCGGCTACGTCGGCTTGCCCATCGCCCTCGAATTCGCCCGCAAAATTCAGGTTATCGGGTTCGACATCAACGCCAAGCGCGTGGACATGATGCGCAACCACGTAGACCCCAGCGGCGAGCTGGAAGCCAAGGATTTCGAAGGCTGCGACATCACGTTTACCGATTCGCTGGACGTGCTGCGCGAAGCCACGTTCTACATCGTGGCCGTGCCTACGCCCATCGACGAGCACGCCCAGCCCGACCTCAAGCCCCTGTTAGGCGCTTCGTCGTCGGTGGGCAAGGTGCTCAAGAAGGGTGATTACGTGGTATTCGAAAGTACCGTGTACCCCGGCTGCACCGAGGACGACTGCATTCCGGTGATGGAAAAGCACTCGGGCCTGAGTTTCGCCAACGGCGACTTCAAGGTAGGCTACTCGCCCGAGCGCATCAACCCCGGCGACAAAGAGCACACGCTCAGCAGCATTATCAAGGTAGTAGCCGGCTGCGACGCGGAGTCTCTGGACGTTATTGCCAAGACCTACGAGTTGGTGGTGAAGGCCGGTGTGCACCGCGCCAGCAGCATCAAGGTAGCCGAGGCCGCCAAGATCATCGAAAACACCCAGCGCGACGTGAATATTGCCCTGATGAACGAGCTGTCGATGATTTTCGACCGCATGAACATCAACACCTACGAGGTACTGGAAGCCGCCGGCACCAAGTGGAACTTCCTCAAGTTCTCGCCCGGTCTGGTGGGCGGCCACTGCATCGGTGTGGACCCGTACTACCTCACCTACAAGGCCAAGGAGCTGGGCTACGACGCCAAGGTGATTCTGAGCGGCCGTACTACCAACGATAACATGGGCGCCTACATCGCACGGAAAACCGTGCAGATGATGATCAAGAAAGGCAAAGACGTGGCCAAAAGCCGCGTGCTGGTGATGGGCGCGACCTTCAAGGAAAACGTGGAAGACATCCGCAACTCCAAGGTGGCCGACGTGATTCAGGAGCTGAAGAACTTCTCGGTGAACGTGGACATCGTGGACCCGCACGCCGACAGCGACGAGCTGCACCACGAGTACGGCTTCCGCCTGACGCCCGCCGCCGAAGTCCGCACCGACTACGACGCCGTCATCGTGGCCGTCAGCCACCAGCCCTACACCCAGCACGACGAAGCCTACTTCCAGTCTATCACTAGCGACAATGCGGTGCTGGTAGATCTGAAAGGCCTGTTCCGTGGCAAGGTGCAGGATATGCAGTATTGGAGCCTCTAA
- a CDS encoding LytR/AlgR family response regulator transcription factor encodes MRLLLLEDEEPALDQLRRMVLQFYPAATVVAECQQVSEAAAFLRTHPAPDLILSDIELLDGNVFQLFSLVTVSSPVVFVTAYDTFLTQAFEQNGIGYVLKPLRYEALAAALQKFERLRHALQADALRHLAALVAPAPRYKERLVSKARTGLYLLEVADLAYFQLRHGVTHAVDHQGRSFVLSETLSQLEAVLDPAAFFRLNRSEMVHLRAVERLEPYFNDTLVVHLKGQATTLTSSTHRTPELRRWLLGSQ; translated from the coding sequence ATGCGCCTGCTCCTGCTGGAAGATGAAGAACCGGCGCTGGACCAGCTGCGCCGGATGGTATTGCAGTTTTACCCCGCCGCCACAGTGGTGGCCGAGTGTCAGCAAGTGAGCGAAGCCGCCGCGTTTCTGCGCACGCACCCGGCCCCCGACCTCATCCTGTCCGACATTGAGCTGCTTGATGGCAACGTGTTTCAACTGTTCAGCCTGGTGACGGTGAGCAGCCCCGTGGTATTCGTGACGGCCTACGACACGTTCCTGACCCAGGCCTTCGAGCAAAACGGTATCGGCTACGTGCTCAAGCCTCTGCGCTATGAGGCCCTGGCGGCGGCGCTGCAAAAGTTTGAGCGCCTGCGTCACGCACTCCAGGCCGATGCCCTGCGCCACCTGGCCGCGCTGGTAGCGCCTGCCCCACGCTATAAGGAGCGGCTCGTGAGCAAGGCCCGCACAGGCCTCTACCTGCTCGAGGTGGCCGACCTGGCGTACTTCCAGCTGCGCCATGGTGTCACGCATGCTGTAGACCACCAGGGGCGCAGCTTTGTGCTAAGCGAGACGCTGAGCCAGCTGGAAGCCGTGCTCGACCCGGCCGCGTTTTTCCGCCTCAACCGTAGCGAAATGGTGCATCTGCGGGCCGTGGAGCGCCTGGAGCCCTATTTCAACGATACACTGGTAGTGCATCTGAAAGGCCAGGCCACTACCCTGACCAGTAGCACTCACCGCACCCCGGAGTTGCGCCGGTGGCTGCTTGGCAGCCAATGA
- a CDS encoding acyltransferase → MTDAPAYFAHPTAVLDEGSRIGAGSRIWHFCHVSAGAVLGEGCSLGQNVFVADGVILGRNVKVQNNVSLYTGVECHDDVFIGPSAVFTNVLNPRAAVVRRHEYQPTVLEQGVSIGANATVVCGVRLGKYAFVGAGSVVTRSLPAYALAYGNPARQRGWMSEKGHSLVFDAAGRASCPGSGAEYLLTEGQVSRISPDS, encoded by the coding sequence ATGACTGACGCCCCTGCCTACTTCGCGCACCCTACTGCCGTCCTCGACGAGGGCAGCCGTATCGGGGCCGGCAGCCGGATCTGGCACTTCTGCCACGTAAGCGCGGGCGCGGTGCTGGGCGAAGGCTGTAGTCTGGGCCAGAACGTGTTTGTGGCCGACGGCGTGATACTGGGCCGCAACGTGAAGGTGCAGAACAACGTGAGCCTCTACACCGGCGTCGAGTGCCACGATGATGTGTTCATTGGCCCTTCGGCTGTGTTTACCAACGTGCTTAATCCGCGGGCGGCCGTGGTGCGCCGCCACGAGTACCAGCCCACCGTGCTGGAGCAGGGCGTCAGCATCGGGGCCAATGCCACCGTAGTGTGCGGCGTCAGGCTGGGAAAATATGCGTTTGTGGGCGCCGGCTCAGTGGTCACGCGCAGCTTGCCGGCCTACGCGCTGGCCTACGGCAATCCGGCCCGCCAACGCGGCTGGATGAGCGAGAAGGGCCATTCGCTGGTGTTTGACGCCGCCGGCCGGGCCTCCTGCCCGGGCAGCGGGGCTGAGTATCTCCTAACCGAAGGGCAGGTTTCTCGTATTAGCCCCGATTCCTGA